The following are from one region of the Nostoc cf. commune SO-36 genome:
- the dxs gene encoding 1-deoxy-D-xylulose-5-phosphate synthase yields the protein MHLSEITHPNQLHGLSVRQLQQIARQIRDKHLQTVAVNGGHLGPGLGVVELTLGLYQTLDLDRDKVIWDVGHQAYPHKLLTGRYDRFHTLRQKDGVAGYLKRGENKFDHFGAGHASTSISAALGMALARDLKGEKFKAVAVIGDGALTGGMALEAINHAGHMPKTNLLVVLNDNDMSISRNVGAIPRYLNKMRLSQPVQFIKDNFEEQFKQIPFVGESLSPELGRIKESMKRLAVPKVGAVFEELGFTYIGPVDGHNLEELIATFQQAHQIQGPVLVHVATVKGKGYEIAELDQVGYHAQSPFSVATGKAIPSTKPKPPAYAKVFSHTLVKLAEQNPKIVGITAAMATGTGLDKLQAKLPNQYVDVGIAEQHAITLAAGLATEGMRPVAVIYSTFLQRAYDQIIHDVCIQNLPVFFCLDRAGIVGADGPTHQGMYDIAYLRCIPNMAIMAPKDEAELQRMIVTGVNHTAGPIAMRYPRGNGYGVPLMEEGWEPLEIGKGEILRTGDDVLIVGYGTMVYPGMQAAEILSEHGIEATVINARFVKPLDTELILPLAKKIGRVVTLEEGCVMGGFGSAIAEALMDADILVPVKRFGVPDVLVDHAEPNESKTELGLTSHQIAERVLQAFFKQQVSAVV from the coding sequence ATGCATCTGAGCGAAATCACCCATCCTAATCAGTTGCACGGTTTATCTGTTCGCCAACTGCAACAGATTGCCCGTCAGATTCGAGATAAGCATCTCCAAACGGTAGCAGTTAATGGTGGACACCTAGGTCCAGGATTGGGTGTTGTCGAATTAACACTAGGACTCTACCAAACACTAGACTTAGATCGGGATAAAGTGATTTGGGATGTAGGACATCAGGCTTATCCCCACAAACTGCTTACAGGACGCTACGATCGCTTCCACACCCTTAGACAAAAAGACGGAGTTGCCGGTTATCTCAAACGCGGTGAAAACAAATTTGACCATTTTGGGGCTGGACATGCTTCTACAAGTATTTCGGCAGCATTGGGAATGGCTTTAGCACGAGACTTGAAAGGGGAAAAATTTAAAGCCGTTGCTGTTATTGGTGATGGGGCGCTGACTGGGGGTATGGCTTTAGAAGCTATCAACCACGCGGGACACATGCCCAAAACCAACCTATTGGTTGTTCTCAACGACAACGATATGTCTATATCTCGCAACGTCGGCGCAATTCCCCGCTATCTCAACAAAATGCGCCTCAGCCAACCAGTGCAATTTATTAAAGATAATTTTGAAGAACAGTTTAAGCAAATTCCCTTCGTTGGCGAATCCCTCTCTCCTGAACTCGGACGCATCAAAGAAAGTATGAAGCGCTTGGCGGTTCCTAAAGTCGGCGCAGTTTTTGAAGAACTCGGCTTTACCTACATTGGGCCTGTGGATGGGCATAACCTCGAAGAATTGATTGCCACCTTCCAACAAGCACATCAGATACAAGGCCCAGTCTTAGTACATGTGGCAACGGTGAAAGGCAAAGGCTATGAAATTGCCGAACTAGATCAAGTTGGCTACCACGCCCAAAGCCCCTTCAGCGTAGCAACTGGCAAAGCCATTCCTTCTACTAAACCCAAACCCCCAGCTTATGCCAAAGTCTTTTCTCACACTTTAGTGAAACTTGCCGAACAAAACCCGAAAATTGTTGGGATTACTGCGGCGATGGCAACAGGCACAGGCTTAGATAAACTTCAAGCAAAACTACCCAATCAATATGTTGATGTTGGCATTGCTGAACAACACGCAATCACCTTAGCCGCAGGACTTGCAACCGAAGGAATGCGCCCCGTTGCTGTTATTTATTCTACCTTCTTGCAACGCGCCTACGACCAGATAATCCACGATGTCTGCATCCAAAACCTGCCAGTATTTTTCTGTTTGGATAGGGCAGGAATTGTTGGAGCTGATGGCCCTACCCACCAAGGTATGTATGATATTGCCTATCTGCGTTGCATTCCCAACATGGCAATTATGGCGCCCAAAGACGAAGCAGAACTGCAACGTATGATAGTAACTGGCGTTAATCATACTGCTGGCCCGATCGCTATGCGTTACCCTCGTGGTAATGGCTATGGTGTTCCCTTGATGGAAGAAGGTTGGGAACCTTTGGAAATCGGCAAAGGCGAAATTCTGCGTACAGGCGACGACGTTCTAATCGTCGGCTATGGCACAATGGTCTATCCAGGAATGCAAGCTGCGGAAATTCTCAGTGAACACGGCATTGAAGCAACTGTAATTAATGCCCGTTTCGTTAAGCCTTTGGATACCGAGTTGATTTTGCCTTTAGCGAAGAAAATCGGTCGCGTTGTCACCTTAGAAGAAGGCTGTGTCATGGGTGGCTTTGGTAGTGCGATCGCGGAAGCGTTAATGGATGCAGATATTCTCGTTCCTGTCAAGCGATTTGGTGTTCCAGATGTGTTAGTAGATCATGCTGAACCCAATGAATCTAAAACAGAACTAGGTTTAACTAGCCATCAAATAGCAGAGAGAGTTTTGCAAGCTTTCTTTAAACAACAAGTATCTGCTGTTGTTTAG